Proteins encoded within one genomic window of Fibrobacter sp. UWB16:
- the folP gene encoding dihydropteroate synthase, translating into MGIVNVTPDSFFDGGKHNTPEAAYEHAISLVEQGAVILDIGGESSRPGSAPVSVQEELDRVCPVVEALAQTATISEDLDNPGFRKFYISVDTVKAKVAEECMKLGAHIINDISACMMDPKMIETVASTKASVVLNHMRGNFGTMQQDFKPYTNVVQEVQEELLAQVKKLLDAGVEKERICIDPGIGFGKTVQDNIDLMKSVDVMLKDGYPVLIGTSRKSYIGKMPGLETSDRLIPTVTADIIAALGGASVIRVHDVREAKESLLYLEALKSHDAV; encoded by the coding sequence ATGGGTATCGTGAATGTTACCCCGGACAGTTTCTTTGATGGAGGCAAGCATAACACGCCCGAAGCCGCTTACGAGCACGCCATTTCGTTGGTGGAACAAGGTGCTGTGATTCTCGATATCGGCGGTGAAAGCAGCCGCCCCGGGAGTGCTCCCGTGAGCGTTCAGGAAGAACTTGACCGCGTATGCCCCGTCGTAGAGGCGCTCGCACAGACCGCAACCATTTCGGAAGACCTCGACAATCCGGGATTCCGCAAGTTCTACATCTCGGTCGATACGGTCAAGGCTAAAGTCGCCGAAGAATGCATGAAGCTCGGTGCGCACATCATCAACGACATCAGCGCCTGCATGATGGACCCGAAGATGATAGAAACCGTTGCAAGCACAAAGGCAAGCGTGGTGCTGAACCACATGCGCGGAAACTTCGGAACGATGCAGCAGGACTTTAAGCCATACACAAACGTGGTGCAGGAAGTTCAAGAAGAACTCTTGGCTCAGGTGAAGAAGCTCCTTGACGCCGGTGTCGAAAAAGAACGCATTTGCATTGATCCGGGTATCGGTTTTGGAAAGACGGTTCAAGACAACATAGACTTGATGAAGTCCGTGGACGTGATGCTCAAGGACGGCTACCCCGTTTTGATCGGCACGTCGAGAAAGTCCTACATCGGAAAGATGCCTGGACTTGAAACAAGCGATAGACTTATCCCGACCGTGACCGCAGACATTATCGCCGCCCTTGGCGGTGCAAGCGTTATCCGCGTTCACGATGTTCGCGAAGCAAAAGAATCACTTTTATATTTGGAGGCTTTGAAGTCCCATGACGCTGTTTAA
- the ftsH gene encoding ATP-dependent zinc metalloprotease FtsH → MNQPKKPAPFKNKNFIIVLIMLLMLFVMFPMTGKESSKDITRTEFLAMMGDSTKVITELTLQKTPDGVIIEGAYEMSPEEIAEAKKSQSALARFTRNSTDTKNKHFKSHMLDISNEQISTWEAFKGVKVKVIHESTTWIDTLVAFLPAILLIAFFYIMMSRQMGGGGKSPFSFGKSQVRQLNSQKKTTFNDVAGCDEAKQDLQELVEFLKDPKKYDKLGGRIPKGALLVGPPGTGKTLLARAVAGEAGVPFFSMSGSDFVEMFVGVGASRVRDLFETGKKNAPCILFIDEIDAVGRQRGAGLGGGHDEREQTLNQLLVEMDGFTANEGVILIAATNRPDVLDKALLRPGRFDRQIVVGLPDLKGREEILKVHLKKRKVPLGDDVDVKAVAKGTPGLAGADLENLVNEAALLAARFNNKKVTMLDFEEARDKLSMGAERRTLLMTDEEKRHTAYHEAGHALMTLLCKHSDPLHKITIIPRGRALGVTMSLPERDQVSYSREYAEERIMIMMSGRLAELIFFNHQSTGASNDIQRATELARKMVTEWGFDEEIGPVCYSRADGEVFLGREISKPKEMSEMMAEKIDNAINNLIKRMDNKARQLLEEHKDKLTDLAEALFEFEVLDREEIDKVMAGEKLTGTKKSRQYKAMEELAKKREEENTPPPDPGDQPPVAPITDVQPAPASGNETATNSVKENE, encoded by the coding sequence ATGAATCAACCAAAGAAGCCAGCTCCGTTTAAGAACAAGAATTTTATCATTGTTCTCATCATGCTCCTCATGCTTTTCGTCATGTTCCCCATGACCGGGAAAGAGTCCAGCAAGGATATCACCCGCACCGAATTTTTAGCCATGATGGGCGATTCAACCAAGGTCATTACTGAACTCACCCTCCAGAAGACTCCCGATGGCGTGATTATCGAAGGCGCTTACGAGATGTCCCCGGAAGAAATCGCCGAGGCCAAGAAGAGCCAAAGCGCTCTCGCCAGGTTCACTCGCAATAGCACCGACACCAAGAACAAGCATTTCAAGAGCCACATGCTCGATATTTCGAACGAGCAGATTTCGACTTGGGAAGCTTTCAAGGGCGTGAAGGTCAAGGTCATTCACGAATCGACCACCTGGATTGATACTCTCGTTGCATTCTTGCCAGCCATTTTGCTGATTGCGTTCTTCTATATCATGATGAGCCGTCAGATGGGCGGTGGCGGTAAGAGCCCGTTCTCGTTCGGCAAGAGCCAAGTGCGCCAGCTGAACTCGCAGAAGAAGACCACGTTCAATGACGTTGCCGGTTGCGACGAAGCCAAGCAGGACTTGCAGGAACTCGTTGAATTTTTGAAGGATCCAAAGAAATACGACAAGCTCGGTGGCCGCATCCCGAAGGGTGCTTTGCTCGTTGGCCCTCCGGGTACAGGTAAGACGCTCCTCGCCCGCGCTGTTGCAGGCGAAGCAGGCGTGCCGTTCTTTAGCATGTCGGGTTCGGACTTCGTGGAAATGTTCGTTGGCGTGGGTGCATCCCGCGTGCGTGACTTGTTTGAAACCGGTAAGAAGAACGCTCCGTGCATTTTGTTCATCGACGAAATCGATGCCGTGGGTCGCCAGCGTGGTGCAGGTCTCGGAGGCGGTCACGACGAACGCGAACAGACTTTGAACCAGTTGCTCGTGGAAATGGACGGCTTTACCGCTAACGAAGGCGTGATTTTGATTGCCGCCACGAACCGTCCGGATGTGCTCGACAAGGCTCTCCTCCGCCCGGGCCGCTTTGACCGCCAGATTGTGGTGGGCCTCCCCGACCTCAAGGGCCGTGAAGAAATTTTGAAGGTACACTTGAAAAAGCGCAAGGTGCCTCTTGGCGATGATGTCGATGTGAAGGCAGTCGCTAAGGGAACTCCGGGACTTGCCGGTGCAGACCTCGAAAACTTGGTGAACGAAGCAGCGCTCCTCGCCGCAAGGTTCAACAACAAGAAAGTGACGATGCTCGACTTTGAAGAAGCACGCGACAAGCTCAGCATGGGTGCTGAACGCCGCACGCTCCTCATGACCGACGAAGAAAAGCGCCACACCGCTTACCATGAAGCAGGCCATGCCCTCATGACGCTTCTCTGCAAGCACTCCGACCCGCTCCACAAAATTACGATTATCCCTCGCGGACGCGCTCTCGGTGTGACCATGAGTTTGCCCGAACGCGACCAGGTCAGCTACAGCCGCGAATACGCCGAAGAACGCATCATGATCATGATGTCCGGCCGTCTCGCCGAACTCATTTTCTTCAACCACCAGAGCACAGGTGCAAGTAACGACATTCAGCGCGCGACAGAACTAGCCCGCAAGATGGTGACGGAATGGGGCTTTGACGAAGAAATCGGACCGGTCTGCTACAGCCGCGCCGATGGCGAAGTATTCCTCGGACGCGAAATCAGTAAGCCGAAGGAAATGTCTGAAATGATGGCCGAAAAGATCGACAACGCCATCAACAACTTGATCAAGCGTATGGACAACAAGGCAAGACAACTCCTTGAAGAACACAAGGACAAGCTCACCGACCTCGCCGAAGCGCTGTTTGAATTTGAAGTGCTCGACCGCGAAGAAATCGACAAGGTCATGGCTGGCGAAAAGCTCACCGGTACAAAGAAGAGCCGCCAGTACAAGGCCATGGAAGAGCTCGCAAAGAAACGCGAAGAAGAAAATACTCCGCCGCCTGACCCGGGTGACCAACCGCCGGTAGCTCCGATTACCGACGTGCAGCCCGCCCCTGCATCAGGCAACGAAACCGCTACAAATTCTGTGAAAGAAAACGAATAA
- the tilS gene encoding tRNA lysidine(34) synthetase TilS — translation MTFDLVENIRHHGFKRLLLAVSGGLDSICLAHYFIENRDALGIEWLGIAHVHHGLREGTADRDAKFVEEFAKSHDVPFFLKKLDGEALKDADGSLEENARDARYKALVEIALNKKWRSRNGVRDDIEEGCVTIAIVTAHHAGDQAETMYMRLKRGTTLAGLRGIQEVREILDKKEMPSPYADHAHISAKALSDQRDQVGHDIPCIHIYRPFLNVTRSDLLAYARENGLSWCEDESNADVKFARNKIRHEFLPNLERECPGAIQQLCKIAGLADKAYAKVIAKCSRSFDFAQDDTRGFPLTSASPQDDNAIRTIALDKKKLNKILREYANADLSEMFRLWLTEKGFRFPIGFFYGPKEPAHVKIPVRAVYRRRSVVKIAHTVWICEFKDALSAAKFVSCEKKEKDYNESTKEASSV, via the coding sequence TTGACTTTCGATTTAGTTGAAAATATTCGCCATCATGGTTTTAAGCGCCTGCTGCTTGCAGTTTCAGGCGGTTTAGATTCTATTTGCTTGGCTCATTATTTTATCGAGAACCGCGATGCACTTGGAATTGAATGGCTAGGCATTGCGCATGTACATCACGGGCTACGCGAAGGAACGGCAGACAGAGACGCAAAATTTGTAGAAGAATTTGCAAAGTCGCACGACGTTCCGTTTTTCTTGAAGAAGTTGGATGGTGAAGCTCTGAAAGATGCAGACGGTTCGCTAGAAGAGAACGCACGAGATGCAAGGTATAAAGCGCTAGTCGAGATTGCTCTGAATAAAAAATGGCGATCCCGGAACGGAGTCCGGGATGACATTGAAGAAGGGTGCGTTACGATAGCTATCGTGACGGCGCATCATGCGGGGGATCAGGCGGAGACGATGTATATGCGTCTTAAGCGAGGGACAACGCTAGCCGGGCTCCGCGGGATTCAGGAAGTAAGGGAGATTCTGGACAAGAAGGAGATGCCCTCCCCATACGCGGATCATGCTCACATAAGTGCTAAAGCACTAAGTGATCAAAGAGATCAAGTCGGGCATGACATTCCCTGCATTCACATCTATCGTCCATTCTTGAACGTCACTCGTAGCGACCTCCTCGCCTATGCTCGCGAAAATGGTTTAAGCTGGTGCGAGGACGAAAGCAATGCGGATGTGAAGTTCGCACGCAACAAGATTAGGCACGAGTTTTTGCCGAATCTGGAACGAGAATGTCCGGGGGCAATCCAACAGCTTTGCAAGATTGCGGGGCTAGCAGACAAAGCGTATGCAAAAGTAATCGCTAAATGCTCTAGATCCTTCGACTTCGCTCAGGATGACACAAGGGGATTCCCGCTTACTTCGGCTTCGCCTCAGGATGACAATGCAATACGTACGATTGCGCTGGACAAGAAAAAGCTCAACAAGATTCTACGCGAATACGCCAATGCAGATCTGTCCGAAATGTTCCGGTTGTGGCTCACAGAAAAGGGTTTTCGGTTCCCGATTGGCTTTTTCTACGGTCCTAAGGAGCCTGCCCACGTGAAAATCCCGGTCCGGGCGGTTTATCGCCGGCGTTCCGTCGTCAAAATAGCGCATACTGTCTGGATTTGCGAGTTCAAAGACGCGCTTTCAGCCGCAAAATTTGTATCTTGCGAGAAGAAAGAAAAGGATTATAATGAATCAACCAAAGAAGCCAGCTCCGTTTAA